The Micromonospora sp. NBC_00421 genome contains a region encoding:
- a CDS encoding AAA family ATPase encodes MAAGLETALSGPPFVGRRPEIARISAAHTESVHTGTQVVCEVVGDPGIGKTRLVHTALDRCAPALPRVVGTCVETEQGIPFHVFRHAFDTLRPPRSDPRLSAGRAEPDDALVPRGAGPVDVRLFRTYQLARRLLALAARDGLALVLDDLHWADASSTGLVTHLLRYPVPAPLLLILVYRPRQTGTVMPFGPPDTGVPAGRGRDRIELGPLSLAETAELYPQAGPAELGEHHERAAGNPGYLAALAGVAPVDADRDAGLPGPPRLTDGTVATLRVEWAGLPPADAVCLRAAAVCDTPCAVDQLAEVAQLPAQAANEAAWRLVRRDLLRVVPATARFTFRHPVLRSAVAQDTDPAWRVEAHHRALSALLARGAPPAERVAQAERLLTLPHDRPVGPYVDVLCRAAQEIRRDAPDLAVRWLRTALRALRPPAGSPDSRHDVTLLLARITGEAGNLAESRMLLREVVPELPVDPTGRRAAAVALWVRVERLLGNYAEAAAISRRELIGTPTPTAGAYQLATELGAVGILSGHPSPMPAGAPDGDASGVDRASLLAVRGLAAAHDGAVDLARGLLATGAPIVDALPDRDLRDHPDCLLALGLAELFLERPADATRHLDRGITLVRDAHRDDGLCQLLLGRSQVAYHRGQLGAVIGLTTEAGIVARRIGSRSLLSFALAFEAQATAWRGGPRDDERAVALARSAVELATDLDSWSGRTAATALATATLLAGDPATCVEMLTDAGGDGGLTRLQASLRPMWHELLCAAALADGELPEAERRARAALAAADLIGLPGQRAFAESAYGEVLLARGEVVAAMPYLRTAADRFRAAGMTLRHSLALVAVARAAEAVDQSGPAARARHRALELAVRCGTERVGLRLARPVRALAETALTDREWHIARLASTGVTNRLIGRRLHISPRTVEAHLTRIYRKAGVESRSGLVAWVSRFDDTDR; translated from the coding sequence ATGGCAGCTGGACTGGAAACTGCGCTGTCCGGCCCACCATTCGTCGGGCGGCGACCGGAGATCGCGCGCATCAGCGCCGCGCACACCGAGAGCGTGCACACCGGGACACAGGTGGTGTGCGAGGTGGTCGGCGACCCGGGAATCGGCAAGACCCGTCTCGTCCACACCGCGCTGGACCGGTGCGCCCCGGCCCTGCCCCGCGTCGTCGGCACCTGTGTGGAGACGGAACAGGGCATTCCGTTCCACGTCTTCCGACACGCCTTCGACACCCTCCGCCCACCCCGCTCCGACCCTCGGCTGTCCGCCGGCCGGGCCGAACCCGACGACGCGCTCGTACCCCGAGGTGCCGGCCCGGTCGACGTACGTCTGTTCCGCACCTACCAACTGGCCCGCCGGCTGCTCGCCCTGGCCGCCCGGGACGGGCTGGCCCTCGTCCTGGACGACCTGCACTGGGCCGACGCCTCCTCCACCGGGCTCGTCACCCACCTGCTGCGCTACCCGGTGCCGGCCCCGTTGCTGCTGATCCTGGTCTACCGGCCCCGGCAGACGGGCACCGTGATGCCGTTCGGCCCGCCCGACACCGGCGTCCCGGCAGGCAGGGGTAGGGACCGGATCGAGCTCGGGCCGCTGAGTCTCGCCGAGACCGCCGAGCTGTACCCGCAGGCCGGCCCGGCCGAACTGGGTGAACACCACGAGCGGGCCGCCGGCAACCCCGGCTACCTCGCGGCGCTGGCAGGCGTCGCACCGGTCGACGCCGACCGGGATGCCGGGCTGCCCGGCCCGCCCCGGCTCACCGACGGGACGGTCGCGACGCTGCGCGTCGAGTGGGCCGGCCTACCGCCGGCCGACGCGGTGTGTCTGCGGGCCGCGGCGGTGTGCGACACGCCCTGCGCGGTGGATCAGCTCGCCGAGGTGGCCCAGCTGCCGGCGCAGGCGGCCAACGAGGCGGCCTGGCGGCTGGTCCGTCGCGACCTGCTGCGGGTCGTCCCGGCAACGGCCCGGTTCACCTTCCGGCACCCGGTACTGCGCTCGGCGGTCGCCCAGGACACCGACCCGGCCTGGCGGGTCGAGGCCCATCACCGGGCGCTGAGCGCGTTGCTCGCCCGGGGCGCGCCCCCGGCCGAGCGGGTGGCGCAGGCCGAACGGCTGCTCACCCTGCCCCACGACCGGCCGGTCGGTCCCTACGTGGACGTACTCTGCCGGGCCGCCCAGGAGATCCGCCGGGACGCTCCGGACCTGGCCGTGCGCTGGCTGCGGACCGCGCTGCGCGCACTGCGGCCCCCGGCCGGCTCCCCGGACAGCCGCCACGACGTCACCCTGCTGCTGGCCCGGATCACCGGGGAGGCGGGGAACCTCGCCGAGAGCCGGATGCTGCTGCGGGAGGTCGTCCCCGAGCTGCCCGTCGACCCGACCGGCCGCCGGGCCGCCGCCGTCGCCCTGTGGGTACGGGTGGAGCGACTGCTCGGCAACTACGCGGAGGCCGCCGCGATCAGCCGTCGCGAGCTGATCGGCACACCGACGCCGACCGCCGGGGCGTACCAGCTCGCCACGGAACTCGGCGCGGTCGGCATCCTGTCCGGTCACCCCTCGCCGATGCCCGCCGGAGCGCCCGACGGGGACGCCAGCGGCGTCGACCGGGCCAGCCTGCTCGCGGTACGCGGACTCGCCGCCGCCCACGACGGCGCGGTCGACCTCGCCCGTGGCCTGCTCGCCACCGGCGCGCCGATCGTCGACGCACTACCCGACCGGGATCTGCGCGACCATCCCGACTGCCTGCTGGCGCTCGGGCTGGCCGAGCTGTTCCTGGAACGGCCCGCCGACGCCACCCGGCACCTGGACCGGGGGATCACCCTGGTCCGCGACGCGCACCGCGACGACGGACTCTGCCAGCTGCTGCTCGGCCGCAGCCAGGTGGCCTACCACCGGGGTCAGCTCGGCGCGGTGATCGGGCTGACCACCGAGGCGGGGATCGTCGCCCGCCGGATCGGCAGCCGCTCGCTGCTCAGTTTCGCGCTGGCGTTCGAGGCGCAGGCCACCGCCTGGCGGGGCGGCCCCCGCGACGACGAACGGGCGGTGGCCCTGGCCCGCAGCGCGGTGGAACTCGCCACCGACCTGGACAGCTGGTCCGGACGTACCGCGGCGACCGCGCTGGCCACCGCGACGCTGCTCGCCGGTGACCCGGCCACCTGCGTGGAGATGCTCACCGATGCCGGCGGCGACGGTGGGCTGACCCGCCTGCAGGCCTCCCTGCGTCCGATGTGGCACGAACTGCTCTGCGCCGCCGCGCTGGCCGATGGGGAGCTGCCCGAGGCGGAACGGCGGGCCCGGGCCGCGCTGGCCGCCGCCGACCTGATCGGTCTGCCCGGCCAGCGCGCCTTCGCCGAGTCGGCGTACGGGGAGGTGTTGCTCGCCCGGGGCGAGGTGGTGGCGGCGATGCCGTACCTGCGCACCGCGGCGGACAGGTTCCGGGCCGCCGGCATGACCCTGCGGCACAGCCTCGCCCTGGTCGCGGTCGCCCGGGCGGCCGAGGCGGTGGACCAGAGCGGTCCCGCCGCCCGGGCCCGGCACCGGGCGCTGGAACTGGCCGTGCGCTGCGGGACCGAACGGGTCGGTCTGCGGCTGGCCCGACCGGTCCGGGCGCTCGCCGAGACCGCGCTGACCGACCGGGAGTGGCACATCGCCCGGTTGGCCTCCACCGGTGTCACCAACCGGTTGATCGGCCGCCGGCTGCACATCAGCCCCCGCACCGTGGAGGCGCACCTGACCCGGATCTACCGCAAGGCGGGGGTGGAGTCCCGCTCCGGTCTGGTCGCCTGGGTGTCCCGCTTCGATGACACCGATCGGTGA
- a CDS encoding NHLP family bacteriocin export ABC transporter peptidase/permease/ATPase subunit, with protein MTAPTTGAVPAPQRPRIRRRRVRTPTLIQMEAVECGAAALGILLGHHGRHVPLEELRRVCGVSRDGSTAATVLKGARRYGMEAKGFQMDLVGLRTVALPAVLFWRFEHFVVLEGLGRKVWINDPATGPRAVSWDEFDGAFTGIVLTMRPGPQFQPGGARYRMVRALAERWRGPGSAIVQMLLLGLLIALVGLTVPVLARVFVDRVLLQEDRAAFAGLVAAVAVATVLTFLASWLQQRLTVRTETALALASAARFFRHLLRLPPTFFDQRQAADLSQRVRGNDVVAEVLTRRAATTVVDTALVLAYGALLCQYDLVLGWCAVVLAGLNVTVLRVVAATRSVAVAGLQADRSKLVTAVYTTVQMIETVKAGGEEERAAARFAARNATVASRQQRLGVPTAVLSVLPALLAALTTAVLLGLGSDRVVTEAMSVGVLVGMQGLAAAMNRPLGNLTALGSRLQDMSADLNRLRDVERYPLPDDDAPTLPAAPMEGHLRIEDVTFGYHPLGKPLLSGFTLDLPPGARVALVGRSGSGKSTVGRLVAGLYRPWTGRVTVDGVERVAVDDGLWAATVAMVDQDQRLFEGTVRDNVTMWDLTVPDEDVHAALTDACVHAEVTARAGGLASTVREGGRNFSGGQRQRLEIARALVRNPRVLVLDEATSALDAETERQIDRHLRRRGATCLIVAHRLSTVRDCDLIVVLDAGREVERGTHDELVARGGAYSRLVRDH; from the coding sequence GTGACCGCGCCGACGACCGGGGCGGTCCCGGCACCGCAGCGGCCCCGGATCCGCCGACGGCGGGTCCGCACCCCCACCCTGATCCAGATGGAGGCGGTGGAGTGCGGGGCCGCCGCACTGGGCATCCTGCTCGGCCACCACGGCCGGCACGTACCGTTGGAGGAGCTGCGCCGGGTCTGCGGGGTCAGCCGGGACGGCTCCACCGCCGCCACCGTGCTCAAGGGCGCCCGCCGGTACGGCATGGAGGCCAAGGGTTTCCAGATGGACCTGGTCGGCCTGCGTACGGTGGCCCTGCCGGCGGTGCTGTTCTGGCGCTTCGAGCACTTCGTCGTCCTGGAGGGGCTGGGCCGCAAGGTCTGGATCAACGACCCGGCCACCGGCCCCCGGGCGGTGAGCTGGGACGAGTTCGACGGCGCCTTCACCGGCATCGTGCTCACCATGCGCCCCGGGCCGCAGTTCCAGCCCGGCGGGGCCCGCTACCGGATGGTCCGGGCCTTGGCGGAACGCTGGCGTGGCCCCGGTTCGGCGATCGTGCAGATGCTCCTGCTCGGCCTGCTGATCGCCCTGGTCGGGTTGACCGTCCCGGTGCTGGCCCGGGTCTTCGTCGACCGGGTGCTGCTCCAGGAGGACCGGGCGGCCTTCGCCGGCCTGGTCGCCGCGGTGGCGGTGGCCACCGTGCTGACCTTCCTGGCCAGCTGGTTGCAGCAGCGGCTGACCGTCCGCACGGAGACCGCGCTGGCGTTGGCCAGCGCCGCCCGCTTCTTCCGACATCTGTTGCGACTACCGCCGACGTTCTTCGACCAACGGCAGGCCGCGGACCTCAGCCAGCGGGTGCGCGGCAACGACGTGGTCGCCGAGGTGCTGACCCGACGGGCGGCCACCACCGTCGTCGACACCGCCCTGGTGCTGGCGTACGGCGCCCTGCTGTGCCAGTACGACCTGGTCCTCGGGTGGTGCGCGGTGGTGCTGGCCGGGTTGAACGTCACCGTGTTGCGGGTCGTCGCGGCGACCCGTTCGGTGGCGGTGGCCGGGTTGCAGGCCGACCGCAGCAAACTGGTCACCGCCGTCTACACCACCGTGCAGATGATCGAGACGGTGAAGGCCGGTGGTGAGGAGGAACGTGCCGCCGCCCGGTTCGCCGCCCGCAACGCCACGGTCGCCAGTCGCCAGCAACGGCTCGGGGTGCCCACCGCGGTGCTGTCCGTCCTGCCGGCCCTGCTGGCCGCGCTGACCACGGCGGTGCTGCTCGGTCTGGGCAGCGACCGGGTGGTGACCGAGGCGATGAGCGTCGGGGTGCTGGTCGGCATGCAGGGCCTGGCCGCCGCGATGAACCGTCCGTTGGGCAACCTCACCGCGCTGGGCTCCCGGTTGCAGGACATGAGCGCCGACCTCAACCGGCTGCGGGACGTGGAGCGCTATCCGTTGCCGGACGACGACGCGCCGACGCTCCCGGCCGCGCCGATGGAGGGGCACCTGCGCATCGAGGACGTCACCTTCGGCTACCACCCGTTGGGCAAGCCGCTGCTGTCCGGGTTCACCCTCGACCTGCCCCCGGGCGCCCGGGTCGCCCTGGTGGGCCGCTCGGGCAGCGGCAAGTCGACAGTCGGGCGGCTGGTCGCCGGCCTGTACCGGCCGTGGACCGGCCGGGTCACCGTGGACGGCGTCGAACGGGTGGCGGTCGACGACGGGCTCTGGGCGGCCACCGTCGCCATGGTCGACCAGGACCAGCGGCTGTTCGAGGGCACCGTCCGGGACAACGTCACCATGTGGGACCTGACCGTGCCGGACGAGGACGTGCACGCCGCCCTCACCGACGCCTGCGTGCACGCCGAGGTGACCGCGCGGGCCGGTGGCCTGGCCAGCACCGTACGCGAGGGGGGCCGCAACTTCTCCGGCGGACAGCGGCAGCGGTTGGAGATCGCGCGGGCGCTGGTCCGCAACCCCCGGGTGCTGGTACTCGACGAGGCCACCAGCGCGCTGGACGCCGAGACCGAACGCCAGATCGACAGGCACCTGCGTCGACGCGGGGCGACCTGTCTGATCGTCGCGCACCGGCTGTCCACGGTCCGCGACTGCGACCTGATCGTCGTGCTCGACGCGGGCCGGGAGGTGGAACGCGGCACCCACGACGAACTGGTCGCGCGGGGCGGGGCGTACAGCCGCCTGGTCCGGGACCACTGA
- a CDS encoding TOMM precursor leader peptide-binding protein: MWHPRFRSDHVPVRLPEGHLVVLGETRSLLIDDPVAADLADLLDGTAPLADVVARLAARHPVAAVAAALARLRGHGLLASGPSGVPVAEAAGWDARGVDPAAGRRWTRYGTVTLVDLGAPTVFETAEALRTVGLTVTVTRPDAPEADPATGRDPVLVVPSSLLDPALAAVNDRHLAAGRPWTLLRPHGNVVFLGPHLIPGETGCWACLRQRWEANEQVAAFLTGQDPAGEVPSAARAVVPGVALAVAGLLAADLAVLATRGRSPRLTGRMIALDTRDLSTESHHLVRQPQCPACGDPDLVGKADPRIELPPAGTLPSRADGSRTRDPAETYRALAHHVSRYLGVVSRLTSLETVDNGVTHTYSAGHNFAQPRQLAGLRRNLRGQSGGKGRTDVQARVSAIGEAVERWCGVWRGDRPVHRASYRQLGPDRAVHLRDLLLFSDRQYADADRLNRDLGHLHRVPRPLPDDRELDWTTGWSLTHGVARELPAAHCWYGHPEQTTLGVCAADSNGCAAGSHLSEAILQGFCELVERDSVALWWYHRSRLPGVDLASFVDPWTTACVDHHATALGRQLWALDLTADLGIPAFAAVSRRLDGPPEDVLVGFGAHLDARVALTRALTEVNQFLPAVPGPTGGRLRYGVDDPDSARWFGTVRVDEQPWLTPDPSRPARTLADHPPLTTGDVAEDVRVCVRLAARAGLEVIVVDQSRPDVELAVVKVVVPGLRHFWRRLGPGRLWQVPAALGRTPLAADERSANPLNVFF, from the coding sequence ATGTGGCATCCGCGTTTCCGCTCCGACCACGTACCCGTACGGCTGCCCGAGGGGCACCTCGTGGTCCTGGGCGAGACCCGCAGTCTGCTCATCGACGACCCGGTCGCGGCGGACCTGGCCGACCTCCTGGACGGCACCGCGCCGCTGGCCGACGTGGTGGCCCGGCTGGCCGCCCGGCACCCGGTCGCCGCGGTCGCCGCCGCCCTGGCCCGGTTGCGCGGCCACGGCCTGCTCGCCTCCGGTCCGTCCGGGGTGCCGGTCGCCGAGGCCGCCGGCTGGGACGCCCGGGGCGTCGACCCGGCCGCCGGCCGGCGCTGGACCCGGTACGGCACGGTCACCCTCGTCGATCTCGGTGCCCCCACCGTGTTCGAGACCGCCGAGGCGCTGCGGACGGTGGGGCTCACCGTCACGGTCACCCGGCCGGACGCCCCCGAGGCGGACCCGGCCACCGGCCGGGATCCGGTGCTGGTCGTCCCGTCGTCCCTGCTCGACCCGGCGCTGGCCGCCGTCAACGACAGGCACCTGGCCGCCGGGCGGCCCTGGACCCTGCTGCGCCCGCACGGCAACGTGGTCTTCCTCGGTCCACACCTGATCCCCGGCGAGACCGGCTGCTGGGCCTGCCTGCGTCAGCGTTGGGAGGCCAACGAACAGGTGGCGGCGTTCCTGACCGGGCAGGATCCTGCCGGCGAGGTGCCGTCGGCCGCCCGCGCGGTCGTTCCCGGGGTGGCCCTGGCGGTGGCCGGACTGCTCGCCGCCGACCTCGCGGTGCTGGCCACCCGGGGCCGCTCGCCCCGGCTGACCGGCCGGATGATCGCCCTGGACACCCGTGACCTGAGCACCGAGAGCCACCACCTGGTCCGTCAGCCGCAGTGTCCGGCCTGCGGCGACCCGGACCTGGTCGGCAAGGCCGACCCCCGGATCGAGCTGCCCCCGGCCGGCACCCTGCCCAGCCGGGCCGACGGCTCCCGCACCCGCGACCCCGCCGAGACGTACCGGGCGCTGGCCCACCACGTCAGCCGGTACCTCGGGGTGGTCAGCCGACTGACCAGCCTGGAGACCGTGGACAACGGGGTCACCCACACCTACTCGGCCGGGCACAACTTCGCCCAGCCCCGGCAGCTCGCCGGGCTGCGTCGTAACCTGCGCGGGCAGAGCGGCGGCAAGGGCCGCACCGACGTGCAGGCGCGGGTCAGCGCCATCGGCGAGGCGGTGGAACGCTGGTGCGGGGTGTGGCGTGGCGACCGCCCCGTGCACCGCGCGAGCTACCGTCAGCTCGGCCCGGACCGCGCCGTGCACCTGCGTGACCTGCTGCTCTTTTCCGACCGCCAGTACGCCGACGCCGACCGGCTCAACCGGGACCTGGGCCACCTGCACCGGGTACCCCGGCCGCTGCCCGACGACCGGGAACTGGACTGGACCACCGGCTGGTCGCTCACCCACGGCGTCGCCCGGGAACTGCCCGCCGCGCACTGCTGGTACGGCCACCCGGAGCAGACCACCCTCGGGGTCTGCGCGGCCGACTCCAACGGCTGCGCCGCCGGGTCCCACCTGTCGGAGGCGATCCTGCAGGGCTTCTGCGAACTCGTCGAACGCGACAGCGTGGCGCTGTGGTGGTACCACCGCTCCCGGCTGCCCGGGGTCGACCTGGCCTCGTTCGTCGACCCGTGGACGACCGCCTGCGTCGACCATCACGCCACAGCGCTCGGCCGCCAGCTGTGGGCCCTGGACCTCACCGCCGACCTGGGGATACCCGCGTTCGCCGCGGTGTCCCGGCGGCTCGACGGCCCGCCGGAGGACGTGCTCGTCGGCTTCGGGGCGCACCTCGACGCACGGGTCGCGCTGACCCGGGCGCTGACCGAGGTCAACCAGTTCCTGCCGGCGGTGCCCGGCCCCACCGGTGGGCGGCTGCGCTACGGCGTCGACGACCCGGACAGCGCCCGCTGGTTCGGCACCGTCCGGGTCGACGAGCAGCCCTGGCTGACCCCGGACCCGTCCCGACCGGCCCGCACCCTGGCCGACCACCCGCCGCTGACCACCGGGGACGTCGCCGAGGACGTCCGCGTCTGTGTCCGTCTCGCCGCACGGGCCGGCCTGGAGGTGATCGTCGTCGACCAGTCCCGACCCGATGTCGAGCTGGCGGTGGTGAAGGTCGTGGTGCCGGGGCTGCGGCACTTCTGGCGGCGGCTCGGCCCCGGCCGGCTGTGGCAGGTCCCGGCCGCGCTGGGCCGCACCCCACTGGCCGCCGACGAACGGTCGGCCAACCCGCTGAACGTGTTCTTCTGA
- a CDS encoding SagB family peptide dehydrogenase has product MSTALTGPAVQDLYRLRRDAELVLDEDGAATLRQGRFRLRLEQPGMSRRALLLRLGAGWVSDVEVGRLVSSLEGETRVLPAQLLLRRLLGHSWLERRAQVADRPLVELLPTGLGRGSLPETRRHVPGVRYRLSRFAAMQHERGMLVATSPLSTLAVGCVDVALGAVLAAAVQGVGPDTVARSLAVAPDVAGRVLDELVTARILVTAAEFAAEVDEAPLAYWSPEELRLHHRSRVGRHTLPVGGTYRMRDRFPPQPLPRPYDGGRAIELPLPDLATIAKADPSFSQVVAARHSVRGHDDTAPPTLDQLAEFLHRVQHATVTGESGGQQVGHRPYPGGGGIYELELYPLVRRCAGLDPGLYHYDSTGHRLESVAGWGPAADRLLGYARAAGAMTGPPQLVLVVTARVQRLMWKYEGMSYAMILKDAGVLTHQMYLVATAMGLAPCALGAGDSHAFAELSGLDPLVEPSVADFLLGSVGDAPEAVVRP; this is encoded by the coding sequence GTGAGCACCGCACTGACCGGCCCGGCCGTGCAGGACCTGTACCGGCTGCGCCGGGACGCGGAGCTGGTGCTCGACGAGGACGGTGCGGCCACCCTGCGCCAGGGGCGGTTCCGGTTGCGGCTGGAGCAGCCCGGGATGAGCCGGCGGGCGTTGCTGCTGCGACTGGGTGCCGGCTGGGTCAGCGACGTCGAGGTGGGCCGGCTGGTCAGCAGCCTGGAGGGGGAGACCCGGGTGCTCCCCGCGCAGCTGCTGCTGCGCCGGCTGCTCGGTCACTCCTGGCTGGAACGTCGGGCCCAGGTCGCCGACCGTCCGCTTGTGGAACTGCTGCCGACCGGGTTGGGGCGGGGCAGCCTGCCGGAGACCCGCCGGCACGTCCCCGGGGTCCGCTACCGGCTGTCCCGGTTCGCCGCCATGCAACACGAACGCGGCATGCTGGTCGCCACGTCACCGCTGAGCACCCTCGCCGTCGGCTGCGTCGACGTGGCGCTCGGCGCGGTGCTGGCCGCGGCGGTGCAGGGCGTCGGCCCGGACACGGTGGCCCGGTCCCTGGCCGTGGCCCCCGACGTCGCCGGCCGGGTCCTCGACGAACTGGTCACCGCGCGGATCCTGGTCACCGCCGCCGAGTTCGCCGCCGAGGTCGACGAGGCACCGTTGGCCTACTGGTCGCCGGAGGAGCTGCGGCTGCACCACCGTTCCCGGGTGGGCCGGCACACGCTGCCGGTCGGCGGCACCTACCGGATGCGGGACCGGTTCCCCCCGCAGCCGCTGCCGCGCCCGTACGACGGGGGGCGGGCCATCGAGTTGCCGCTGCCGGACCTGGCCACCATCGCCAAGGCCGATCCGTCGTTCAGTCAGGTCGTCGCGGCCCGGCACAGCGTGCGCGGGCACGACGACACCGCCCCGCCCACCCTCGACCAGCTGGCCGAGTTCCTGCACCGGGTGCAGCACGCCACGGTGACCGGGGAGTCCGGTGGTCAGCAGGTGGGGCACCGCCCCTACCCCGGTGGCGGCGGGATCTACGAACTGGAGCTGTATCCGCTGGTGCGCCGGTGCGCCGGCCTCGATCCGGGCCTCTACCACTACGACTCCACCGGCCACCGGCTGGAGTCGGTCGCCGGATGGGGTCCGGCCGCCGACCGGTTGCTGGGCTACGCCCGCGCGGCCGGCGCGATGACCGGGCCACCGCAGCTCGTCCTGGTCGTCACGGCCCGGGTGCAGCGGCTGATGTGGAAGTACGAAGGGATGAGCTACGCCATGATCCTCAAGGACGCCGGGGTGCTGACCCACCAGATGTACCTCGTCGCCACCGCCATGGGCCTCGCCCCGTGTGCCCTCGGTGCCGGCGACTCGCACGCCTTCGCCGAACTGTCCGGCCTCGACCCGCTCGTCGAGCCGAGCGTGGCCGACTTCCTGCTCGGCTCGGTCGGCGACGCACCGGAGGCGGTGGTCCGGCCGTGA
- a CDS encoding DUF305 domain-containing protein, which produces MSRATTTMPGPTATARRPTAARPPTVVRGLAVVVVAVTLLLAGCTSAGHPATPASTGSGPPTAISGLDLVFLHAMTAHQERTLAILRVAPERIRHPRLRTLVAAVDATESDEVTRAREQIRAAVPADGAPRHEHPDPTGVDDPVARLRGTPASGYDAVLVAVLVPQQRQAADLARAHLPLAVSPAVRDLARRIDESRTAQIRLLTALPVARTTP; this is translated from the coding sequence GTGTCACGGGCGACCACCACGATGCCGGGCCCCACCGCGACCGCCCGACGTCCGACGGCGGCGCGACCTCCGACAGTGGTGCGGGGCCTGGCCGTGGTGGTCGTCGCGGTCACCCTGTTGCTCGCCGGGTGCACCTCCGCCGGGCACCCGGCCACCCCGGCATCGACCGGGTCGGGCCCGCCGACCGCGATCAGCGGGCTCGACCTGGTGTTCCTGCACGCGATGACGGCCCACCAGGAGCGGACCCTGGCCATCCTCCGGGTCGCACCGGAGCGGATCCGCCATCCGCGACTGCGTACCCTCGTCGCGGCGGTCGACGCGACCGAATCCGACGAGGTCACCCGGGCCCGCGAGCAGATCAGGGCCGCCGTCCCGGCGGACGGCGCGCCCCGGCACGAACACCCCGATCCGACCGGCGTCGACGACCCGGTGGCCCGGTTGCGGGGCACCCCGGCCTCCGGTTACGACGCCGTCCTGGTGGCGGTGCTGGTGCCCCAGCAACGGCAGGCCGCCGACCTGGCCCGCGCCCACCTGCCGCTGGCGGTCTCCCCGGCCGTACGTGACCTGGCCCGGCGCATCGACGAGTCCCGTACCGCGCAGATCCGGCTCCTCACCGCGCTGCCGGTCGCCCGGACCACGCCCTGA